The segment AACAAGAATTTAAGCTTCAAGTGGGATATCAAGAAATACCTGTTTGCAGCCCCATGTAGTACAGCAGTACTGTCAGAAGGGTTGGCTTCTATTGGACTTTTGCTTTTATGCTCCATTTTGCTTTtcttcttttgtctttgttttctattttgagaagtcaAATCAATAGAAGAAATGTTTTGTTCCATTGATGAACAATTTTTAGCCTTAGAATCCCAAGTTTGAGTCCCAGAGGCTTTTGCAATGTATGATCCTTGCTGAGCTGGCTCCAGCTGCTTTCCTCTGTAATCATATACATCAACCTTTCCTATCTTCCCACTGCTAGAAGAGACTTTTTCCACATTCTCCAATGATCTTTCACCATTTGAATCCATGAAATCATCTGATATTTTTGGGTAATTATCAGAATGTCGTATGCCTTTATGCAAATCTTGGTTAAGCACACAATCTTTGtgtgaatcattcagaaaatttgCAACGCTAGTTTCACTTATGCCACTGTGGTCATAAAAATCCACAGCATCATCCACCTTAAGTGCATCATCATTCAATGACTTGGTGGGTGAATCCATCTTTAGATCTTTCCAAGAAGGCCTTGTATCTGAAGGATCTAGGTCATCATTTTGGACAATGCTACTGAAACCAGACCTTACTGAATCATTTACCTCATTCTCTCCACTCATATGTTCATTTCCCAACTGCATGGAGAAGTTTGCATTATTTTCCTTTTGCTGATGTAGAAAAATAGCAGAGTCTATTAAACTTTCAGTATATTCATTTCTCTTCTCTCGGATCCTTAGCCTAGGCAGAGTATGTGCTGTTGTAGAAGTCTGTG is part of the Cryptomeria japonica chromosome 10, Sugi_1.0, whole genome shotgun sequence genome and harbors:
- the LOC131060811 gene encoding uncharacterized protein LOC131060811, which produces MMLSGCRFITRFNGESIVFGKIEKKISCCLANPSGLRNSSFIAQTSTTAHTLPRLRIREKRNEYTESLIDSAIFLHQQKENNANFSMQLGNEHMSGENEVNDSVRSGFSSIVQNDDLDPSDTRPSWKDLKMDSPTKSLNDDALKVDDAVDFYDHSGISETSVANFLNDSHKDCVLNQDLHKGIRHSDNYPKISDDFMDSNGERSLENVEKVSSSSGKIGKVDVYDYRGKQLEPAQQGSYIAKASGTQTWDSKAKNCSSMEQNISSIDLTSQNRKQRQKKKSKMEHKSKSPIEANPSDSTAVLHGAANRLKKKGKNVLSAVLVKYGQNAESTKS